From Anaerococcus urinomassiliensis:
TTCTTTTGGCAACTTAGAAATGTTTTTCTTTAGATCTGTAATAAGTCCCTTTTTGCCAAGATATTTAACCCTTGCCTTTTCCAAGTCATCTAGGCTACTTGCAGCTTCAATTTCACCTCTTGCTTTTGCCAGTATGTCATTAAGTTTTGCTTCCATCATCTTCTCCTAAATTTTTGCATAAAAAAATTCCATCCTAAAAAGGACAGAAATTCTGCGGTACCACCTTAATTGATTTTATAAAAATAAAATCCACTCATAAGCTTATAACGGGGCTTAGCCGTATCAATTTTCATATCAAGCTTCATCGGTGAATTATCTAGCCGGAACTTAAAAGGCTCTCATCATCCCCTCTTGCTGTATAAGAATAGCTAAACTTTTGTCGATTCACAAGCTAAGTTTATTCATAATAATGCTAGCTGCAATAGCCGCATTTAGTGATTCAATCTGACCTTTCATAGGAATTTTGACAAATGTATCTGTCAAAGATCTAATCTCTTTGGAAAGACCATTGGCTTCATTGCCTATGGCTAGGATCAAATTGCCATCTATATCACATTCATTAATATCATACCCGGTCATGTCGGCAGATACCATCTTGTAATTTTCTTTTAGTTTTTTTACTTGGTCTAGATTTTTCTTTACAATATTCAATCTAAATATAGAGCCCATTGAGGCTCGCACAGTTTTTTCGTTATATATGTCACAAGTTTTTGGCATAAGGATTATATCAGAAAATCCAAAGGCTTCAGCAGACCTTATGATTGTCCCCATATTTCCTGGGTCATTTATCTGATCTAAGAGCAAGACTCTCTTTGCCGAAACTTCCTTATAAGCTGGCTTTTTTACAACAGCTCCGAAGCCATCGCTTGTAACCATACCAGTAACTTTATCAAAAAGTTCTCTCGTTAGAACTATCTTTGGCAAATCACTCTGGTAATCTTTGTTTTCTTCGCTTAAAAAAATAAAATCAACATCAGCAGAAGAGATGGCCTCTTCTACCAATTTTTTTGATTCTATTATAAAGGAATTTTCCTTATCCCTAAACTTTTTTTGTTTAAGTTTGTTTATATATTTATATTTTTGATTATCACTACTAGCTATAATCATCTATATTGTAATTAAGCGTTTTGATTAGTTAGTTCTACTAATTTTGTGAATTCAGCTGGGTTTTCTACTGCTATTTCAGCAAGCATTTTTCTGTTGATGTCGATGTTTGCTTTTTTAAGGTTGCCCATAAGTTTAGAATAGCTTGTTCCGTTAGCTCTTGCTGCAGCGTTGATTCTTGCAATCCAAAGTTTTCTGAAATCTCTTTTTCTGTGTTTACGACCAATGTAAGCATAGCTTAATGATTTCATTACAGCTTGGTTAGCAGTTTTGAATAAAAGGCTTTTTGAACCGTAGTATCCTTTAGCTTGTCTTAATACTTTTTTATGTCTTTTCTTAGCGTTTATTCCTCTTTTTACTCTTGCCATTTTTCCTTACCTTCCTTTGGGATTACATTCCTAATAATTCTTTTGTTCTCTTATTGTCAGCTTTTGAAAGTAAAGCACCTTTTCTAAGTCTTCTCTTTCTTGCTGGAGATTTTTTTGCTGTTAAGTGGCCTTTATAAGCTTTTCTTCTCATAAG
This genomic window contains:
- a CDS encoding TrmH family RNA methyltransferase, which gives rise to MIIASSDNQKYKYINKLKQKKFRDKENSFIIESKKLVEEAISSADVDFIFLSEENKDYQSDLPKIVLTRELFDKVTGMVTSDGFGAVVKKPAYKEVSAKRVLLLDQINDPGNMGTIIRSAEAFGFSDIILMPKTCDIYNEKTVRASMGSIFRLNIVKKNLDQVKKLKENYKMVSADMTGYDINECDIDGNLILAIGNEANGLSKEIRSLTDTFVKIPMKGQIESLNAAIAASIIMNKLSL
- the rplT gene encoding 50S ribosomal protein L20 — translated: MARVKRGINAKKRHKKVLRQAKGYYGSKSLLFKTANQAVMKSLSYAYIGRKHRKRDFRKLWIARINAAARANGTSYSKLMGNLKKANIDINRKMLAEIAVENPAEFTKLVELTNQNA
- the rpmI gene encoding 50S ribosomal protein L35; this translates as MAKKNKTRRAAAKRFKVTGSGKLMRRKAYKGHLTAKKSPARKRRLRKGALLSKADNKRTKELLGM